The genomic interval CGAGATGCTCACCCGCGCCGGCTTCGAGGTGGTCCGTGCGGACGGCGGCGCGGCGGCCGTGGCGACCGTCGTCGGCGGCCAGCGGGTCGATGCGGTGCTGCTCGACCTGGTGATGCCGGACCTCGGCGGCGAGGCCGCCTTCCTGCGCCTGCGCGCCGTGCGGCCGGATCTGCCCGTCGTGCTGGTCTCCGGCTACGACGACGAGCAGGCGAGCCAGCGCTTCGCGGCCCGCGGCCTCGCCGGCTTCCTGCGCAAGCCCTTCGAGCCGGACGAGGTGGTCGCGGCCGTCGCCGCGGCGCTCGGGAATCCGGGCTAGGGTCGCGCCCCCCTCGTCCGGAGCGCCGGTGTCCCACGCGATCGAGCTGCCCGTCTGGACCGTGCTGCCCTTCGCCGGCCTGCTCCTGTGCATCGCCGTGCTGCCGCTCGTGGTGCCGCACGCCTGGGAGCGCAACCGCACGAAGGGTCTCGTGGCGGCGCTCTTCGCGGCGCCGGTGGTGGTCTACCTGGTGGCCGCCCACGGCGCGGCCGGCGTCCACCAGCTCCTCGAGAAGGCCCACGAGTACGTGGCCTTCATCGTGCTGCTCGGGGCGCTCTTCGTGGTGAGCGGCGGGATCGTGATCCGGGGCTCGCTGTCGGGGACGCCGCTCCTCAACACGGCGCTGCTCGCGATCGGCGGCGCGATCGCGAGCTTCGTCGGCACCACCGGCGCCTCGATGCTGCTGGTCCGGCCGCTGCTGCGCGCCAACGCCTCGCGCCAGCGCAAGGCCCACATCGTGGTCTTCTTCATCTTCGTGGTGTCGAACTGCGGCGGGCTCCTGACCCCCCTCGGCGACCCCCCCCTCTTCCTGGGCTTCCTGAAGGGCGTGCCCTTCGGGTGGACCTTCCGCCTCTGGCGCGAGTGGCTGCTCGTGAACGGGCTCCTGCTGCTGCTCTTCAACCTCTGGGATCAGCGCGTCTTCGACCGCGAGGAGCGCGAGCGCCCCGGCTCCCAGCTCGAGGAGGTGCAGCGCCACGCGCCGCTGCGGATCGCGGGCCAGCGCAACCTGGTCTTCCTCGCCGCGATCGTCGCGATCGTCTACGCCTCGGGCAGCGGCCTCGGGGCCGGCGGCGCGCCCTGGCCGCCGGGGCTCCAGGAGGTGCTCATGGCGGCGGTCGCGATCGCGGCCTACCTGGCCACGCCCGCCGCCTACCACCGCGAGAACGGCTTCGGCTTCGGGCCGATCATCGAGGTGGCCCTCCTCTTCGCGGGCATCTTCGTCACGATGGCGCCCGCGCTGCTGCTCCTGAACCAGCACGCCCCGAGCTTCGGCATCCGCGAGCCCTGGCAATTCTTCTGGGCGACCGGCGTGCTCTCGAGCTTCCTCGACAACGCGCCCACCTACCTGACCTTCGCCGCCACCGCCGTCGGCCTCGACGGCGTCGGCCTCGAAGGCCGCTACCTCGCCGAGTACCTGGCGCTCGGCCCGCGCGCCCACGAGATCCTGGCCGCGATCTCGACCGGCGCCGTCTTCATGGGCGCCAACACCTACATCGGCAACGGCCCGAACTTCATGGTCAAGGCGATCGCCGAGCAGAGCGGCGTCGCGATGCCGGGCTTCTTCGGGTACATGGCCTACGCGGGAGCCGTGCTGCTCCCGCTCTTCGTGCTGGTGACCTTCGTGTTCTTCGTGTAGGGCAGCCGATCGGCTGCCGATCCCGGGGAGGCTCCCGGCCACACCCGTGCGTCCGGTCGCACGAGCCGAACGCGTCGAGCTCGAGCCGGCGGCCGCGGACCTCGGGGGCGCGATGCGCCTGCCGAGATCACCGCCGGCGGGGAACCAGCGGCGGGATCAGCGCGCGAAGCCCGGCGGCGCCGTCACCACCGCGACGGCGCACTCGCTCTTCTCGAGCAGGTACTCGACGCCGTGGCCGAGGAAGGGGCGGCCCGAGAGCTGGCGCAGGTTCGCGGCCAGGACGATCAGGTCCACCTGCTCGTCGCGCGCCAGGGCGAGGAGCACGTCGGGCGTGAACAGGCCCGTGCGGATCGCGGTGCGGGCGTGCGCGCCGAACTCGCCCGCCAGCGCGCGCGCCTCGCCGACGACCCGCTCGGCAACCGAGATCGAGCCCTCGCTTGCGGTCGCGCCCGGCGCGGCCCCGAGCGTGTCGTGCATCCAGCCCGGGAGCGCCACCTCCTGGGCCGGCGTCGGCGCGGTCACCACGTGCGCGATCACGACCTCGGCGCCGAGCGCGGCCGCGAGCCCGAAGGCCATCTCCTGGGCCGCGCGCCCCGGCTGGGTGCCGATCGCGGGCACCAGGATGCGACGGATCGGCAGCTCGCCCGCGTCGGCCGGCGGGGCGCCCGCGCCGCGCCGCACCATCACGACCGGCAGCGGGCTCGCGCTCAGGAGGTCGTCGACGAGCGGCGAGACGAGCCGCCCCTCGACGCGCGCGTCGGTGGCGCCGAGTGCGATGACCCCGTAGCCGAGCGCCGCGTGGTCGAGGATGGCGCCGAGCCGGTCGCCACCCCGGATGCTCTCGCGGCGCGCCACCCGGTGGCGGAACGCCGCGGCCACGCGCTGGACGTCGGCCTCGGGCGCGTCGCCGCCCACCGAGAGCACGACGGCCTCGGCCTCGGCCGGCCACGCCAGGTCGAGCAGGCGCGCGGCCAGCACCGAGTTCGGGCCGCCGTGGCTGGGCAGCAGGATCGGGAGCGCGCGCACCAGCACGTTGGCGCCGAGCACCCGTTCGCGCTCGAGCCGCTCGCGCTCCTCCCGCGAGCCCTTCCAGGTCGACAACGCCCAGCGCAGGAGCGGCGGCGCCATCATCGAGGTGGCCATCGCGAGCAGCACCACGACGGTGTAGGACTCGGGGGAGAGCACCCCGAGCGAGAGGCCGACGGTGGCGACCACGATCTCGACGGCGCCGCGCGCGTTCAGTCCCGCGCCGAGCGCCATCCCCTCGCGCCGCGGGAGCCCCGCCAGCCGCGCGCCCAGGTAGGCGCCGGCGAACTTGGACAGGCTGGCGACCGCGAGCACGACGAGCCCCCAGACCCAGACCTCGCGCTGCGCCAGGAGGGTCAGGTCCACGCGCAGGCCGGCGGAGGCGAAGAAGAGCGGCGCGAGGAAGGAGAAGGTCACCGTGTGGAGGGCGGCGAAGGCCTCGTGCTCCTGGTAGCGGGAGCGGCCGAGCACGATGCCGGCAATGAAGGCGCCGAACACCGCCTCGAGCCCGATCGCGTGGGTCAGCGCGCCTGCCGAGAGCCCCGCCAGCACCATCACGCCGGCCGCGCCGAAGGCGCCCGAGCGCCGGATCCGGACGCCGCGCAGGAGGGCGTCCACCGCGCGCTGCCCGGGCAGGAAGGCGACGAGCAGGAAGAGCGCGAGTCCGAAGCCGGTGAAGGCGAGTCCGCTCGCGTCGAAGTGGCCCGAGCGGGCGAGCCCGGCGACCACGCCGAGCAGGACCCAGCCGGCCAGGTCGTTGGCCATCGCCGCGGTCAGGATCACCTGGGCGACGGTGCGCCGCATCAGGCCCATCTCGGAGAGCACCTTGGCGATCACCGGCAGGGCCGAGATGCCGAGCGCGATCCCGACGAAGAGCGCGAAGACGCTGCGCTCCGCACGCTCGCCCAGGAACACCGCGGGCATCACCAGCCCGACACCGACCCCGAGCGCCACCGGGAGCAGCAGGCTGCCGACGGCAACCCGCGCGGTCGCGCCGCCGAGCCGCCGGATCAGCCGCAGGTCGGTCTCGTAGCCGGTCACGATCATCAGCAGGAAGGCGCCCACCCAGCCGACCGCGGCCAGCATCGCCATCTGCACGGGCACGCCCGGGAAGAGCCAGGCCTGCGCGTCCGGTGCGAGCTGGCCGAAGACCGACGGCCCGAGCACGAGGCCCGCCGCCAGCTCGCCCACCACGGCCGGCTGCCCGATCCGCCGCAGCAGCCCGCCGAGCGAGCGCGCCACCGCCAGCAGCGCGACGAGCTGCAGCCAGAACAGGAGGAGCTGGTCGTGTGACGGCATGTGGGCCCACACCCCCGACCCGTGGAGCGAGAGCAGCCTAACCCGCGGCCTCGGGCATCGCGACCGCGTAGACTCCCGGCGCGTGCGCGCTCGTCTCGCAGTCCTCGCCCTCGTCTCCGGCCTCGTGCTGCTCGGGTGCGATCCGTCACGCGGCGGCGACACGCTCGTGTTCTGGGCGCTCGGCAGCGAGGGCGCCGCGGCCGAGGCGCTGGCGCGCGCCTACGAGGCGCGCACGCCCGGGGCGCGCGTGCGCGTGCAGCAGGTCCCCTGGAGCGCCGCGCACGAGAAGCTGCTCACGGCCTACGTCGGCGGCGCCATGCCGGACCTGTTCCAGCTCGGCAACACGTGGGTCGCCGAGTTCGTGGCGCTCGGCGCGCTCGAGCCCCTCGACGAGCGGATCGCGGCGTCGCCGGTCTTCGCCGCCGGCGGCTGGTTCCCCGGCGCGCGCGAGGCGGCGCGCGCCGGCGGTGTCACCTGGGGCGTGCCCTGGTACGTCGACACCCGCGTGCTCTTCTATCGCGCCGATCTGCTGGCCGCGGCCGGCGTCCCGGAGCCGCCCGCCACCTGGGAGGGCTGGCTCGCCGCGTGGCGGGCGATGAAGCGGCGGGACCCGGGGGCCTGGCCCGTCCTGATGCCGCTCGGCGAGTGGGAGGTGCCGGTGATCCTGGCCCTGCAACGCGGGGCCGGGCTGCTGCGCGAGGGCGGCCGCTACGGCGCCTTCCGCGACCCGCGCTTCCGCGAGGCGCTCGCGTTCTACGCGGCGCTCTTCGAGCAGGGCCTGGCGCCGCCGGCCGGCACCGGGGCGGTCGCCAACCTGTACCAGGACTTCGCCGCCGGCTTCTTCACGGCCTTCGTGACGGGGCCCTGGAACCTGGGCGAGATGGCCCGCCGCCTGCCGCCCGCGCGGCAGGACGACTGGGCGACCGCGCCGATCCCGGCGCTCGACGCCGCGCACCCGAGCGTCTCGATCGCCGGCGGCGCCTGCCTCGCGATCCGGCGCGGCTCGCCGCGCCGCGAGGCCGCCTGGCGCTTCGTCGAGTTCCTCTCCGAGCCCGCCCAGCAGATCGCCTTCCATGCCCGCACCGGCGACCTGCCGCCGCAGGCCGCCGCCTGGGAGACGCCCGCCCTGCGCGACGACCCGCGCGCCGCCGCGTTCCGCCGGCAGCTCGCGAGCCTGCGCCCGACCCCCGCGGTCCCCGAGTGGGAGCGGATCGCCGCCGGGATCGCGCGGGAGGCCGAGGCGCTGGTGCGCGGCGAGGTCACGCTCGACCGGGCGGTGGCGCGCCTCGACGAGGCCACGGACGCGATCCTCGAGAAACGCCGCTGGCTGCTCGCGCGGCAGGATGCCGCGCGGTGAGCCGCCGGCCTCCCGCCGCCTGGTGGTTCCTCGCGCCGGCGCTCGCCGCGATCGCGCTCTTCTTCCTCGTCCCCGTGCTGGCCTCGCTCCTGCTCTCGCTCACCGACTTCGACATCTACGCGATCGGCGACCCCGGCACGGTGCGCTTCACGGGCCTGCGCAACTACCGCAGGCTCCTCGGGGACGTGTCGTTCTGGACCGCGCTGCGCAACACGCTGGTCTTCGTCGGGATCGGCGGCCCGCTCTCGCTCGCGGTCTCGCTCGGTGGCGCCCTGCTCGTCGACGCCCCGGCGGTCCGCCTGCGCGGCTTCTTCCGGACCGTGTACTTCCTGCCGGTCGTGACCACGCTCGTGGCCGTCGCCGTGGTGTGGCGGGCGCTCTACCACCCGCGCGTCGGCCCGCTCGCCGTGCTCTTCGAGGCGCTCGGGCTGCCGGCCGTGGACTGGCTCGGCGATCCGCGCTTCGCGATGCCGGCGATCATCCTGATGGCGGTCTGGAAGAACTTCGGCTTCAACCTGGTGATCTTCCTGGCGGGGCTCCAGGCGATCCCGGAGCGGCTCTACGAGGCCGCCCGCATCGACGGTGCGGACGCCTGGCAGCAGCTCCGCCACGTCACCCTGCCGATGCTGGCCCCGACCTTCGTGTTCGTCTCGATCTCCACCGCGATCGGCTACTTCCAGCTCTTCGCCGAGCCCTACGTCATGACCCACGGCGGGCCGTCGGACGCGACGCTCAGCATCGTGCTCCTGATGTACCGCGAGGGCTTCCGCTGGTGGAACCTCGGCTACGCGGCGGCGGTGGCGTTCGTGCTCTTCCTGCTGATCCTGGCCGCCAGCGCGCTCCAGCTCCGCCTGCAGCGCGGCACCGCCTTCGGGGCGGGCCTGGAGCCGCGGGCGTGAGGAGCGGTCTCCTGCGCGCCGGGCGGGTCGCCGCGCTGCACGCGGCGCTCGTCGCGCTCGCCGGGGCGGCGCTGCTGCCGCTCTGGTGGATGGTGGCGGCGTCGCTGATGCCGGCCGGCGAGGCGGGCAGCGCCGGCCTGCGCCTGTGGCCCACCCGGCCGACGCTCGAGCACTACCGCGCGCTCTTCACCGAGCTCCACCTCGCCCGCCAGCTCGCCAACAGCGCGCTGCTCGCGACGGCGGTCACGGCGATCTCGCTCGCGGTGAACACCGCCGCCGGCTACGCCTTCGCGAAGCTGCGCTTCCGGGGCCGCGAGCCGCTCTTCCGCAGCCTGCTCGCCGCGATGCTGATCCCGGGCCAGGTCGCCATGCTGCCGCTCTTCCTGCTGCTCGAGGCGCTCGGGCTCGTGAACACCTTCGCGGGCGTGATCGTGCCCGGGATCGCGAGCGTCTTCGCGATCTTCCTGGTGCGCCAGTCCGCGCTCGGCATCCCCGACAGCCTGCTCGACGCGGCCCGCGTGGACGGGGCCGGCGAGGCGCGCGTGCTCTGGTCGATCGCGCTGCCCGCCCTGCGGCCGGTGCTGGCGACGCTCGCGGTCTTCACCTTCCTCGGCTCGTGGAACGACTTCCTGTGGCCCCTCATCGTGCTCTCCGACGACCGCCTCCAGACGCTCCCGGTGGCGCTCGCCAACCTGGCCGGCGAGCACGTGCAGGACACCGAGCGGATGATGGCGGGGGCGGTGCTGACCGTGCTGCCGGTGGTGCTGCTCTTCGTCGTGCTCCAGCGCCAGTATCTCGCCGGGCTCCTGGCCGGCGCGGTGAAGGAATAGGATGGCGGCGGCCGGCGCGAGGCGCGGGCGGTGGCCGGGCGTGCTGCTGGCCGTGGCCGTCGCAACGACCGCGACGGCGGCGACGATCGCGAGGATCGCAACGGCCGCGACGGGGGCCGAGTCCGTCGCGATCGACGACTTCGAGGGCGGCGCCCCGGGCTGGACGACCGCCACCTCGGAGGGAGCGCGCCTCGTGCTCTCGGTCGAGGAGGAGGCCCGGGGCCACGTGCTGCGCCTCGACTTCGACCTCGGCGGCGGCGCCGGCTGGGCGATCGCGCGCAAGGCCGTCGATCTCACGCTGCCCGAGAACTACCGGCTCGCGTTCCGGCTGCGCGGCGAGGGCCCGCCCGAGGAGCTCCAGCTCAAGCTCGTCGATCCGACGGAGACCAGCGTGTGGTGGTGGAGGCGGCGCGCGGCGCCCTTCCCGGGCGCGTGGCAGGCGATCGGCGTCCGCAAGCCGCGCTTCACCCTCGCGTGGGGCCCGGGCGGCGGCGAGCCGCGCCGGATCGGCTTCCTCGAGCTCGCCCTCGCGGCCGGGGACGGAGGGGCCGGCACGGTCTGGATCGACGACCTGCGGCTCGAGCCGCGCGAGCCCGCCGCGCGCCAGCCGACCCGGCCCGTGGCGCACGCCTCCTCGGCGGCGCCGGGCCACGAGCCGGCCGCGGCGGTCGACTCCGATCCGAGGCGGGTCTGGCGCAACGCGCCCGGCGACCCGGCGCCCTCGCTCTGGCTCGACTTCGGCCGCCCGCGCGAGTACGGCGGCCTCGTGATCGACTGGGACCCGCTCGACTACGGGGTCGCCTATCGGATCGCGACCTCGGACGACGGCGAGCACTGGGAGGCGGTGTTCCGGGCGCGTGCCGCCGAGGGCGGGCGCGACTGGATCTACCTGCCCGACCACGAGTCGCGCTTCGTGCGGCTCGAGATGCAGGAGTCGAGCCGCGGCCGGGGCTTCGGCGTCCAGTACCTCGGCGTGGTGCCGGCGGCCCTGGCCGAGTCGCCGAACCGCTTCCTGGCCGCGCAGGCGCGCGAGGCCCCGCGCGGCTACTTCCCGCGCTACCTGCTCGACGAGGCGGCGCCCTGGGCGGTGGTGGGCGCCGACGGCGACGACGCCGAGGGCCTGCTCGGCGCCGACGGTGCGCTCGAGGTGGGGCGCGAGGCGTTCTCGATCGAGCCCTTCCTGTTCGCCGACGGCCGGCTCGTGAGCTGGGCCTCCGTGCGGGCCACGCCGACCCTCGCCGAGGGCGACCTGCCGATCCCGTCGGTGACCTGGCTGGCGGGCGACGTGGTGCTCGAGATCACGGCCTTCGCGACCGGGCCGCCGGGCGCCTCGTCGCTGGTGGCGCGCTACCGCGTCGCCAACACCGGACCGGCACCACGGGCCGTGAAGCTCTTCGTCGCGGTGCGCCCCTTCCAGGTGAGCCCACCCTGGCAGAACCTCGGCATGGAGGGCGGCGTGGCGCGCATCCACCGGCTCGCGTGGGACGGCGTCGCGCTCACCGTCGATCGCGCGCGCCGCGTCCACCCGCTGGTCGAGCCGGAGGCCTTCGGCGCCTCGCGCTCCGAGGAGGGGCCCACCCCGCGCTTCTTCGCCGAGGGTCGCGTGCCGCCGCGGGCGCAGGGCGCCGCCGACCCGATCGGGCTCGTCGGCGGCGCCTTCGCCTGGCAGTTCGTGCTCGCCCCCGGTGCACACGACGAGGTGTCGCTGGTCGTGCCGCAGCACCCGGACGTCGAGCCGCCGCCGCGGCCCGGCTCGCGGCGCGCCGCCTCGCGCTGGACGGCGGGGCGCCTCGAGCAGGCGCGCCGGCACTGGCGCCGGCGGCTCGACGGCTTCGCGATCGACCTGCCGCCCTCGGCAGCGGCGCTCGAGGCGAGCGTGCGCGCCTCGCTCGCCTGGATCCTCGTCAACCGCGACGCGCCGCGCATCCAGCCCGGCTCGCGCGTCTACGAGCGCTCCTGGATCCGCGACGGCGCCATGACCGCGGCCTCGCTGCTCGAGCTCGGCTTCGCCGACGAGGCCCGCGAGTTCCTGCGCTGGTACGCGCGCCACCAGCGCGCCGACGGCCGCATCCCCTGCTGCATCGACCAGCGCGGCGCCGACTGGACGCCGGAGAACGACAGCGAGGGCGAGTTCGTCTGGGGCGTCGTCGAGACCTGGCGCCACACGCGCGACCTCGGGTTCCTGCGCGAGCTGTGGCCGGCGGTGGAGCGCGCGGCGCTCGCCATCGACGCGCTGCGCCAGGAGCGGCGCACGCCCGCCTGGCGAACGCGGGAGGGCGGGATCTTCTTCGGGCTCGTGCCCCAGTCGATCAGCCACGAGGGCTACGCCTCGCGCCCCGTCCACTCCTACTGGGACGACCTGTGGGCGGTCCGCGGGCTCGCCGACGCCGCGGCCGCTGCCGGGGCGCTCGGTCACGCCGACGCCGCGCGCCGCTTCGCGCAGGCCCACGGCGAGCTGCTCGGCGACCTCGTCGCCTCGCTGCGCACGGTCGTCGCGACGCGCGGGCTCACGACCCTGCCGGCCTCCGCGGAGCTCGCCGACTTCGATCCCAACTCGACCGCGATCGCGGTCGACCCGGTCGGCGTGGCGGGAGGCCTGCCCCAAGCCCTGCTCGCGAACACCTTCGAGCGCTGGTGGGAGGAGTTCGAGAGCCGCCAGCGGGGCGCGACCCCGCTCGAGGCCTACACCGCCTACGAGATGCGCAACGCGGTGGCCTTCCTGCTGCTCGGGCGGCCCGACCGGGCCCTCGCCCTGCTCGAAGCGCTGGTGGCCGACCAGCGCCCGCCCGCGTGGCGGCAGTGGCCGGAGATCAGCTGGCGCGATCCCGCGACGCCGCGCTTCCTCGGCGACCTGCCGCACGGCTGGATCGCCTCGACCTACCTGCGCTCGATGCGGCGGCTGCTCGTGGCCGAGCGCCACGGGGACGGGGCGCTCGTGATCGGCGCCGGGGTCCCGGAGCGCTGGGTGGACGAGGAGCCGGGCGTGCGCGCGCGCGGCCTCTCGACGCATTACGGCGTCGTCGATCTCGCCTGGCGCGCCGGCGGAGGGGATCGCGTCGAGCTGCGGATCGAGGGCAGGCTGGCGCTGCCGCCGGCCGGCATCGAGGTGGTCTCGCCGCGCGCGCGGCCGCTGCGGGCGGTCACCGTGAACGGGCGGGCGAGCGAGCGCTTCGACGCGCGCCACGCCTGGCTGGCCGAGGCGCCCGCGCGCGTCGTGCTCCACTACTAGGACCGGGGGACTGCTTGGCGCTCGACCCCGCCGCGCTCCTCGCGCGCCACCACGACCCGACGCCGCACGGCCGCTGGCTCTCGAACGGCCGCTACGCGCTCCTGCTGACGGGTGCCGGCACGGGGGTGTCGCGGCGCGGCGCGATCCAGCTCACGGGCTTTCGCGGCGACCGCGTCGAGGACGCCGAGGGCCTCTTCCTGTGGCTGCGCGACGCCGAGAGCGGAGCCTGGACGCGGATCGCCTCCGGCGGTGCGAGCGCGGCCCCCGGCCGGATGGTCTTCACCGAATCGTGGCAGGGTCTCGCGACCCGCGTCGAGGCGTGCGTGGCGCCCGATGCGGACCTCGAGCTGCGCCGCATCGAGGTCCGCAACGCCAGCGAGCGCCCGCGCCGCATCGTGCTGACCGCCGCCGCCGAGCTCGTGCTCGCGCCCCCCGCCGTCCACGCGGCGCACCCGGCCTTGGCGAAGCTCTTCGTGGAGACGGAGGCGGCGGGGGAGGGGGTCCTGCTCGCGCGGCGCCGGCCGCGCAGCGCCGGCGAGGCGCCGCTCTGGATGGGCGGCGCGCTCGCGGGCCCCGGCGGCTTCGAGGCCGAGACCGACCGCGCCCGCTTCCTGGGCCGCGGGCGGAGCTGGCCCGGCCCCCGCGCGGTCGCCGCTCCGGACGCGCTCGCGGGCAGCACCGGCAGCGTCCTCGATCCCGTGCTCGCCTTCCGCCGCAGCGTGCGGCTCGCGCCGGGCGAGGCCGCGAGCTGGCTGTTGCTGCTCGGCTCCGAGGACGAGCGGGCACCGCTCGTGGCTGCACTCGCGCGCCTCGCGCAAGCGGGCGCCGCCGACGCCGCGCTGCTCGGTGCCGCCGCGCGCGAGCGGGCGCTCGCCGCCCGCCTCGGCCTCGACGGCGCGGCCTGCGCGGCGCTGCACGAGCTCGCGGTTGCGATCACCTACGGCCACCCGGGCCTGCGCGCCGATCCGGCGCTGCGCGCGCGCGTGCGCGGGACGCGTGAGGAGCTCCTGCAGCGAGGGCACGTCCCCGAGCGGCTCCTGGTGGTCGAGCTGAGCGGCCCGGACGCGAAGCAGGCGGCCCCGGAGTGGGCGCGAGCCCAGACCTTCTGGGACGCGCAGGGCGCGTGCTTCGACCTGCTGGTGCTGGCCGACGACCCCGAGGCGCTCGCACCCGCCTTCGAGGCGGCGGGGGCGCCGCGCGTCGCGCTCCAGGCGAAGGGCGCGCTGGCGGTGCGGGAGCGGGAGCTCCTGCTGGCGGCAGCACGGCTCGCGACGACCGGCGCGCCGCCTGCGACCGCGGCGCTCGCCGGCCCCGTCCTGGCACCTCGGGACGGGCCTCGCAGCGAGCGCCTCGTCGAGCGCCCGCTCGCCCACCGGCGGCTCCCGCCCACCGACAACGGCTTCGGCCGCTTCGTCGCGGACGGGCGGGAGTACGCGATCGAGCTCGGGCCGGGGCCCGACGGCGAGCTCGCGCGCCCGCCGATGCCCTGGTGCAACGTCGTCGCGAACGAGCGCGTCGGCTTCGTGGCGAGCGAGGGCGGCGCCGCGACGACCTGGGCGGGGAACGGCCGCGAGAACCGGCTCACGCCCTGGAGCAACGATCCCGTCGCCGACCCGCCGGGCGAGGCGCTCTGGCTGCGCGACGAGGAGGCGGGGGTGTTCTGGTCGCCGCTGCCGGCGCCGGCCGCCTCGGGCGCGCCGTTCACCGTGCGTCATGGTCTGGGATACACGGTATGGAGTCACGAGACGGCGGGGCTCGCCCAGGAGGTGACCCGCTTCGTGCCGCTCGAGGATCCGCTCGCGGTGTGCCGGGTGCGGATCGAGAACCGCTCGGGACGCCCGCGGCGGCTCGCGCTCTTCGCGCTCCAACGGCTCGTGATCGGCGCGACGCCGGAGGACGGCGGGCGCACGGTCGTGACCGACGGCGAGCCCGCCGCGGGGGCGCTGGTGGCCGAGAACGCGATCGAC from Deltaproteobacteria bacterium carries:
- a CDS encoding extracellular solute-binding protein, whose amino-acid sequence is MRARLAVLALVSGLVLLGCDPSRGGDTLVFWALGSEGAAAEALARAYEARTPGARVRVQQVPWSAAHEKLLTAYVGGAMPDLFQLGNTWVAEFVALGALEPLDERIAASPVFAAGGWFPGAREAARAGGVTWGVPWYVDTRVLFYRADLLAAAGVPEPPATWEGWLAAWRAMKRRDPGAWPVLMPLGEWEVPVILALQRGAGLLREGGRYGAFRDPRFREALAFYAALFEQGLAPPAGTGAVANLYQDFAAGFFTAFVTGPWNLGEMARRLPPARQDDWATAPIPALDAAHPSVSIAGGACLAIRRGSPRREAAWRFVEFLSEPAQQIAFHARTGDLPPQAAAWETPALRDDPRAAAFRRQLASLRPTPAVPEWERIAAGIAREAEALVRGEVTLDRAVARLDEATDAILEKRRWLLARQDAAR
- a CDS encoding cation:proton antiporter, whose translation is MPSHDQLLLFWLQLVALLAVARSLGGLLRRIGQPAVVGELAAGLVLGPSVFGQLAPDAQAWLFPGVPVQMAMLAAVGWVGAFLLMIVTGYETDLRLIRRLGGATARVAVGSLLLPVALGVGVGLVMPAVFLGERAERSVFALFVGIALGISALPVIAKVLSEMGLMRRTVAQVILTAAMANDLAGWVLLGVVAGLARSGHFDASGLAFTGFGLALFLLVAFLPGQRAVDALLRGVRIRRSGAFGAAGVMVLAGLSAGALTHAIGLEAVFGAFIAGIVLGRSRYQEHEAFAALHTVTFSFLAPLFFASAGLRVDLTLLAQREVWVWGLVVLAVASLSKFAGAYLGARLAGLPRREGMALGAGLNARGAVEIVVATVGLSLGVLSPESYTVVVLLAMATSMMAPPLLRWALSTWKGSREERERLERERVLGANVLVRALPILLPSHGGPNSVLAARLLDLAWPAEAEAVVLSVGGDAPEADVQRVAAAFRHRVARRESIRGGDRLGAILDHAALGYGVIALGATDARVEGRLVSPLVDDLLSASPLPVVMVRRGAGAPPADAGELPIRRILVPAIGTQPGRAAQEMAFGLAAALGAEVVIAHVVTAPTPAQEVALPGWMHDTLGAAPGATASEGSISVAERVVGEARALAGEFGAHARTAIRTGLFTPDVLLALARDEQVDLIVLAANLRQLSGRPFLGHGVEYLLEKSECAVAVVTAPPGFAR
- a CDS encoding carbohydrate ABC transporter permease, yielding MRSGLLRAGRVAALHAALVALAGAALLPLWWMVAASLMPAGEAGSAGLRLWPTRPTLEHYRALFTELHLARQLANSALLATAVTAISLAVNTAAGYAFAKLRFRGREPLFRSLLAAMLIPGQVAMLPLFLLLEALGLVNTFAGVIVPGIASVFAIFLVRQSALGIPDSLLDAARVDGAGEARVLWSIALPALRPVLATLAVFTFLGSWNDFLWPLIVLSDDRLQTLPVALANLAGEHVQDTERMMAGAVLTVLPVVLLFVVLQRQYLAGLLAGAVKE
- a CDS encoding sodium:proton antiporter, translating into MSHAIELPVWTVLPFAGLLLCIAVLPLVVPHAWERNRTKGLVAALFAAPVVVYLVAAHGAAGVHQLLEKAHEYVAFIVLLGALFVVSGGIVIRGSLSGTPLLNTALLAIGGAIASFVGTTGASMLLVRPLLRANASRQRKAHIVVFFIFVVSNCGGLLTPLGDPPLFLGFLKGVPFGWTFRLWREWLLVNGLLLLLFNLWDQRVFDREERERPGSQLEEVQRHAPLRIAGQRNLVFLAAIVAIVYASGSGLGAGGAPWPPGLQEVLMAAVAIAAYLATPAAYHRENGFGFGPIIEVALLFAGIFVTMAPALLLLNQHAPSFGIREPWQFFWATGVLSSFLDNAPTYLTFAATAVGLDGVGLEGRYLAEYLALGPRAHEILAAISTGAVFMGANTYIGNGPNFMVKAIAEQSGVAMPGFFGYMAYAGAVLLPLFVLVTFVFFV
- a CDS encoding sugar ABC transporter permease produces the protein MSRRPPAAWWFLAPALAAIALFFLVPVLASLLLSLTDFDIYAIGDPGTVRFTGLRNYRRLLGDVSFWTALRNTLVFVGIGGPLSLAVSLGGALLVDAPAVRLRGFFRTVYFLPVVTTLVAVAVVWRALYHPRVGPLAVLFEALGLPAVDWLGDPRFAMPAIILMAVWKNFGFNLVIFLAGLQAIPERLYEAARIDGADAWQQLRHVTLPMLAPTFVFVSISTAIGYFQLFAEPYVMTHGGPSDATLSIVLLMYREGFRWWNLGYAAAVAFVLFLLILAASALQLRLQRGTAFGAGLEPRA
- a CDS encoding discoidin domain-containing protein is translated as MAAAGARRGRWPGVLLAVAVATTATAATIARIATAATGAESVAIDDFEGGAPGWTTATSEGARLVLSVEEEARGHVLRLDFDLGGGAGWAIARKAVDLTLPENYRLAFRLRGEGPPEELQLKLVDPTETSVWWWRRRAAPFPGAWQAIGVRKPRFTLAWGPGGGEPRRIGFLELALAAGDGGAGTVWIDDLRLEPREPAARQPTRPVAHASSAAPGHEPAAAVDSDPRRVWRNAPGDPAPSLWLDFGRPREYGGLVIDWDPLDYGVAYRIATSDDGEHWEAVFRARAAEGGRDWIYLPDHESRFVRLEMQESSRGRGFGVQYLGVVPAALAESPNRFLAAQAREAPRGYFPRYLLDEAAPWAVVGADGDDAEGLLGADGALEVGREAFSIEPFLFADGRLVSWASVRATPTLAEGDLPIPSVTWLAGDVVLEITAFATGPPGASSLVARYRVANTGPAPRAVKLFVAVRPFQVSPPWQNLGMEGGVARIHRLAWDGVALTVDRARRVHPLVEPEAFGASRSEEGPTPRFFAEGRVPPRAQGAADPIGLVGGAFAWQFVLAPGAHDEVSLVVPQHPDVEPPPRPGSRRAASRWTAGRLEQARRHWRRRLDGFAIDLPPSAAALEASVRASLAWILVNRDAPRIQPGSRVYERSWIRDGAMTAASLLELGFADEAREFLRWYARHQRADGRIPCCIDQRGADWTPENDSEGEFVWGVVETWRHTRDLGFLRELWPAVERAALAIDALRQERRTPAWRTREGGIFFGLVPQSISHEGYASRPVHSYWDDLWAVRGLADAAAAAGALGHADAARRFAQAHGELLGDLVASLRTVVATRGLTTLPASAELADFDPNSTAIAVDPVGVAGGLPQALLANTFERWWEEFESRQRGATPLEAYTAYEMRNAVAFLLLGRPDRALALLEALVADQRPPAWRQWPEISWRDPATPRFLGDLPHGWIASTYLRSMRRLLVAERHGDGALVIGAGVPERWVDEEPGVRARGLSTHYGVVDLAWRAGGGDRVELRIEGRLALPPAGIEVVSPRARPLRAVTVNGRASERFDARHAWLAEAPARVVLHY